In Symmachiella dynata, the following are encoded in one genomic region:
- a CDS encoding tetratricopeptide repeat protein, with amino-acid sequence MTDISFTTGTSRPASQKHREQPVALTTYATNGRVFRAGLCAMFVVLTGQLSTVNGADTVTIKSTNKTVSGDVSEITRDSVSVKSLSRTVKIPANDVAAIKWSKEPAKLNIARGDERRGRFAEALEDYEEIQGSIDSPSAELKTDLEFGIANCTAELALQSEGDNADAVAKLEAFLKANPQSYHYYKSLDLLGRLYAQQQAWDNAERSYKELAKSSLPEYQMTAKIGEGRILLSQGGEDTAAAKAAFEAVIQMDASSPSEKNKQFEAKLGLASCLVREKEYAEALEILDQVVSDTNITDEEVLANAYIQQGKCHMAADQNKLAVLSFLHVDTLLFQARGPHAEALYYLTRLWPQVGKTKRGEDARMKLETNFPDSQWVKQLNDN; translated from the coding sequence ATGACAGACATCAGTTTCACTACCGGGACAAGTCGGCCCGCGTCGCAAAAACATCGGGAACAGCCAGTCGCTTTGACCACATACGCGACCAATGGCCGCGTATTCCGTGCCGGTTTGTGTGCCATGTTCGTCGTGCTGACGGGACAATTATCAACGGTCAATGGGGCCGACACGGTTACGATAAAAAGCACCAACAAGACCGTCAGCGGCGATGTTTCTGAAATCACCCGAGATTCGGTGTCGGTAAAATCGCTCTCGCGAACAGTCAAAATTCCGGCCAACGACGTGGCTGCAATCAAATGGTCGAAGGAACCGGCCAAACTCAATATCGCGCGCGGCGATGAACGCCGCGGACGTTTTGCCGAAGCGTTGGAAGACTACGAGGAAATTCAAGGTTCGATCGATTCTCCGTCGGCTGAATTAAAAACCGACCTAGAATTCGGCATCGCGAATTGCACGGCGGAACTGGCACTGCAATCCGAAGGGGACAATGCCGATGCGGTGGCTAAACTCGAAGCATTTCTCAAGGCGAACCCCCAAAGCTACCATTACTACAAAAGCCTCGACCTCTTGGGCCGTTTGTATGCGCAACAACAAGCTTGGGACAACGCGGAACGTAGCTACAAAGAGCTGGCAAAATCCTCACTGCCCGAATACCAGATGACAGCCAAAATTGGCGAAGGGCGTATTTTGCTCTCGCAGGGTGGTGAAGACACAGCAGCTGCCAAAGCGGCATTCGAGGCTGTGATCCAAATGGATGCATCCTCCCCCAGTGAAAAAAACAAACAGTTTGAAGCGAAGTTGGGACTGGCGAGCTGCTTGGTTCGCGAGAAGGAATATGCCGAAGCGCTGGAAATCCTAGACCAAGTTGTTTCCGATACGAACATTACCGACGAAGAGGTTCTGGCCAACGCCTACATTCAACAAGGCAAATGCCACATGGCGGCCGATCAAAACAAATTGGCCGTCTTGTCGTTTTTGCATGTCGATACGCTCTTGTTTCAAGCCCGAGGGCCGCATGCCGAAGCACTGTACTATTTAACGCGATTGTGGCCGCAAGTCGGTAAAACAAAGCGGGGCGAAGATGCCCGCATGAAGTTGGAAACAAATTTTCCGGATAGCCAGTGGGTCAAGCAATTAAACGACAACTGA
- the guaB gene encoding IMP dehydrogenase, whose amino-acid sequence MKFSDRLAYRGITFDDVLLEPAYSEVMPSDVDVSTWLTQNIPLHLPVISSPMDTVTESEMAIALAQEGGIGIVHKNLPIDRQALEVDLVKRSEHGVIVDPVTLPPSATVGEACEIMDSRNIGGVPITENGTLRGILTRRDLRFLESEATRISEVMTKDNLVTAGENTDLEEAQRILRENKVEKLLLVDENYQLRGLITIKDIDKNLRFPLASKDLRGRLRVGAAVGVRDFERVEALINKGVDVLVVDSAHGHSKNVLETVREIKRRWEIDVIAGNIATKEGARDLIDAGVDAVKVGIGPGSICTTRMISGVGVPQITAVASATEAAEDAGIPVIADGGIRYSGDIAKAIAAGAHTVMLGGLLAGLAESPGEQVLFQGRSFKRYRGMGSLGAMVKGSSERYRQSLSNDGAKTDKKLVPEGVEGRVPYKGPLHDFLYQLIGGLRAGMGYCGTRSISELRRDARFIQISAATVRENHPHDISITQEAPNYTVEHAPVDAG is encoded by the coding sequence ATGAAATTTAGCGATCGATTGGCTTACCGGGGCATTACATTTGACGATGTGCTGTTGGAGCCGGCCTATAGCGAGGTAATGCCATCGGACGTCGATGTCAGTACCTGGCTGACGCAAAATATTCCCTTGCATTTGCCCGTGATCAGTAGCCCGATGGATACAGTCACGGAAAGCGAGATGGCAATTGCCTTGGCCCAAGAAGGGGGCATTGGCATCGTGCACAAAAACTTGCCCATCGACCGCCAAGCTCTCGAAGTCGACCTCGTCAAACGCAGCGAACATGGCGTGATCGTCGATCCGGTCACGTTGCCTCCCTCGGCAACGGTCGGGGAAGCCTGCGAGATTATGGATTCGCGCAATATCGGCGGAGTTCCGATTACAGAAAACGGAACTTTACGCGGCATCTTGACGCGCCGCGATTTGCGGTTTCTTGAGTCGGAAGCGACGCGGATCTCGGAGGTTATGACCAAAGACAACTTGGTGACTGCGGGAGAAAACACCGATTTGGAGGAAGCGCAGCGGATTTTAAGAGAAAATAAAGTCGAGAAACTCTTGCTGGTTGACGAAAATTATCAACTGAGAGGGTTAATAACGATTAAGGACATTGATAAGAATTTGCGGTTTCCACTGGCGTCCAAGGATTTGCGAGGACGCCTGCGTGTGGGGGCTGCCGTCGGTGTTCGTGATTTCGAGCGGGTCGAAGCTTTGATCAATAAAGGGGTCGACGTGCTCGTGGTTGATAGCGCGCACGGTCATTCCAAAAATGTTTTGGAGACAGTACGGGAAATCAAACGCCGTTGGGAAATTGATGTGATTGCGGGAAATATCGCCACCAAAGAAGGCGCCCGTGATTTGATTGACGCTGGAGTGGATGCGGTGAAGGTGGGGATCGGCCCCGGCAGTATTTGCACAACGCGAATGATTTCGGGTGTTGGAGTGCCACAGATTACCGCAGTGGCCAGCGCAACGGAGGCTGCAGAAGACGCCGGAATTCCGGTGATCGCCGATGGAGGAATTCGATACAGCGGAGATATTGCCAAGGCAATCGCCGCCGGAGCGCACACCGTCATGCTGGGCGGTTTGCTGGCCGGCTTGGCGGAGAGTCCCGGAGAACAGGTCCTGTTTCAAGGCCGCAGTTTTAAGCGGTACCGCGGCATGGGATCGTTGGGGGCGATGGTCAAAGGCAGTAGCGAACGTTACCGACAAAGCCTGTCAAACGACGGCGCAAAGACGGACAAAAAGTTAGTACCTGAAGGAGTTGAAGGCCGAGTCCCTTACAAAGGGCCTCTGCATGATTTTCTCTATCAATTGATTGGGGGCCTGCGTGCCGGCATGGGTTATTGCGGCACGCGGTCAATCTCCGAGTTGCGGAGAGACGCGCGCTTTATTCAGATTTCCGCGGCGACGGTGAGGGAGAACCATCCGCATGACATTAGTATCACACAAGAAGCACCAAACTACACGGTGGAGCACGCTCCGGTGGATGCCGGCTAA
- the rsmA gene encoding 16S rRNA (adenine(1518)-N(6)/adenine(1519)-N(6))-dimethyltransferase RsmA, whose amino-acid sequence MSEAERQTQSHLRDLFDSRGISPRKILGQNFLIDLNLVEYIVEQARLTPDDLVLEIGSGTGSMTAMLAAEAGDVISVEVDPVMHKLAGEAVMMFDNVTLLNCDALKNKNTFAPEVLAAIAEKLEERPGRKLKLVANLPYVIATPVVSNLVKTELPWSAIIVTIQWELGQRMGARVGSSHYGALSVWLQAQARVKTLKRLRPSVFWPRPKVTSAIVRLLPDAKLKKRILDRDFFQDFVRRLFHHRRKLLRSVLVGMYRKQFSKPDIDAILAPFQFKETARAEELDVKTLVDLAAAFRAALDVPARIAADPT is encoded by the coding sequence ATGTCCGAAGCCGAGCGGCAAACGCAATCACATCTGCGAGATCTCTTTGATTCACGTGGGATCAGTCCGCGCAAAATTCTTGGTCAAAACTTTTTGATCGATTTGAATCTGGTGGAATACATCGTCGAACAGGCACGATTGACGCCTGACGATTTGGTTCTGGAAATTGGTTCCGGCACAGGCAGCATGACCGCCATGCTGGCTGCTGAAGCGGGGGATGTGATTTCGGTCGAAGTCGACCCAGTGATGCACAAATTGGCCGGCGAAGCGGTCATGATGTTCGATAACGTAACGTTGCTCAACTGCGACGCACTGAAGAACAAAAACACTTTCGCACCGGAAGTTCTGGCAGCGATCGCGGAAAAACTGGAAGAGCGGCCGGGTCGCAAACTGAAGCTTGTCGCCAATTTGCCCTATGTGATTGCCACGCCGGTGGTCTCGAATCTGGTCAAGACCGAACTCCCCTGGTCAGCGATAATCGTCACGATTCAGTGGGAATTGGGACAACGCATGGGGGCTCGGGTCGGATCTTCACACTACGGCGCGTTGTCGGTCTGGCTGCAAGCCCAGGCAAGGGTGAAGACGCTCAAACGGTTGCGGCCGTCGGTATTTTGGCCGCGCCCCAAGGTGACCTCCGCCATCGTGCGGCTGCTGCCCGATGCGAAGTTGAAAAAGCGGATTCTGGATCGTGATTTTTTTCAAGATTTCGTCCGCCGGCTCTTTCATCATCGTCGCAAATTGCTGCGAAGCGTGTTGGTGGGAATGTACCGTAAACAATTCAGCAAACCAGACATTGACGCCATTCTGGCCCCGTTCCAATTCAAGGAGACGGCGCGGGCGGAGGAGTTGGACGTCAAAACCTTGGTGGACTTAGCCGCCGCATTTCGCGCCGCATTAGATGTGCCGGCACGAATCGCAGCGGACCCCACATAA
- a CDS encoding riboflavin synthase has protein sequence MFTGLIEGQGVVREIRQEDVGVRLEIQVPPEFAGEGKLGDSIAINGCCLTVIELHDGLWSFQAGPETLAKTTLGQLTVGSHVNLERSLPADGRLGGHFVQGHVDGVGQVAKIESDGEWITIWFSAPPALTHQMVAKGSITVEGVSLTLVEVETDRFSVALIPHTLEVTTLGEKQVGDGVNLETDIIGKYMDKMLGATR, from the coding sequence ATGTTCACCGGGCTGATCGAAGGCCAAGGTGTTGTGCGGGAAATTCGTCAGGAGGACGTGGGTGTGCGCCTGGAGATTCAGGTTCCCCCCGAATTTGCCGGCGAAGGAAAACTGGGCGACAGCATCGCGATTAATGGGTGTTGTTTGACAGTCATCGAGCTACACGATGGCCTCTGGAGTTTTCAAGCGGGACCCGAGACCCTGGCAAAAACAACGCTGGGCCAACTGACCGTTGGAAGTCACGTCAACCTGGAACGCTCGCTGCCCGCTGACGGACGATTGGGCGGGCACTTCGTCCAAGGGCATGTCGATGGCGTCGGCCAAGTCGCAAAGATCGAATCCGATGGTGAATGGATCACGATTTGGTTCTCCGCGCCGCCGGCCTTGACCCATCAAATGGTCGCCAAAGGCTCGATCACTGTCGAGGGCGTGAGCCTCACGCTTGTCGAAGTCGAAACCGACCGATTTAGTGTCGCCCTGATTCCGCACACTCTAGAGGTGACCACGCTCGGCGAAAAACAGGTTGGCGATGGCGTGAACCTCGAAACAGACATCATTGGAAAATACATGGATAAAATGTTGGGTGCGACCCGTTAA